One genomic window of Diospyros lotus cultivar Yz01 chromosome 8, ASM1463336v1, whole genome shotgun sequence includes the following:
- the LOC127807655 gene encoding auxin-responsive protein SAUR50: protein MAIIKKSSNKLPMQNKVLKQILKRCSSLGKNDENLPLDVPKGHFVVYVGQNRTRHIVPISFLTHPEFQILLQRAEEEFGFNHEMGLTIPCEEVVFQSLMSLLR, encoded by the coding sequence ATGGCCATCATCAAGAAATCATCCAACAAGCTTCCCATGCAGAACAAAGTCCTGAAGCAAATCCTCAAGCGCTGCTCCAGCCTCGGCAAGAACGACGAAAACCTCCCCCTCGACGTCCCCAAAGGCCACTTCGTCGTCTACGTCGGCCAGAACCGAACCAGACACATCGTTCCCATCTCCTTTTTGACTCATCCCGAGTTCCAGATCCTTCTCCAGCGCGCCGAGGAGGAGTTCGGATTCAACCACGAAATGGGTCTCACCATCCCTTGCGAAGAGGTCGTCTTCCAGTCCCTAATGTCCCTGCTCAGGTAG